A DNA window from Aspergillus nidulans FGSC A4 chromosome I contains the following coding sequences:
- a CDS encoding uncharacterized protein (transcript_id=CADANIAT00007443) has translation MPSIRTLALGLSLALLATTTTAERLKVVWSSGSFSAIGDQSGNYNSFAIIRENGEAIYNDGYPKDRSPCFNTGDGRTFQIEGDCWASGRQFHCLSDFGGSPTNCDVRDENGNVLGTGVGQKETTFIGISIGTDASCVVEFDSDDAGHCPVDDGNGPLHVTKDDL, from the coding sequence atgccCTCCATCCGCACCCTCGCCCTGGGCCTCAGCCTCGCCCTCCTggccacaaccaccaccgccgAACGCCTTAAGGTGGTCTGGTCGTCcggctccttctccgccattGGCGACCAGTCCGGCAACTACAACAGCTTTGCCATCATTCGTGAGAACGGCGAGGCCATCTACAACGATGGGTaccccaaggacaggtcCCCGTGCTTCAACACGGGCGACGGCCGCACATTCCAAATCGAGGGCGACTGCTGGGCCTCTGGTCGGCAGTTCCACTGCTTGAGTGACTTTGGCGGCTCGCCGACCAACTGTGACGTACGCGATGAGAACGGCAATGTGCTGGGCACTGGTGTTGGACAGAAGGAGACTACTTTCATTGGGATCTCGATTGGAACGGATGCATCCTGTGTCGTGGAGTTTGACAGTGATGATGCAGGTCACTGCCCTGTCGATGATGGGAATGGGCCGCTGCATGTGACCAAGGACGACCTCTAG
- a CDS encoding uncharacterized protein (transcript_id=CADANIAT00007444), which produces MSLILSSSSDISGGSTETVTLDFAEENPACEYQVKDRSMARLTPPDASHLGNHDLGT; this is translated from the exons ATGTCTTtgatcctcagcagcagcagtgacATCTCAGGGG GGAGTACTGAAACGGTCACTCTC GATTTCGCGGAGGAGAATCCTGCATGTGAATACCAAGTCAAGGACAGAAGCATGGCACGACTGACCCCGCCTGACGCCAGCCACCTGGGCAACCATGACCTTGGAACCTGA